From Orcinus orca chromosome 3, mOrcOrc1.1, whole genome shotgun sequence, a single genomic window includes:
- the MGAT1 gene encoding alpha-1,3-mannosyl-glycoprotein 2-beta-N-acetylglucosaminyltransferase: protein MLKKQSAGLVLWGAILFVAWNALLLLFFWTRPAPGRLPSDSALDDDPASLTREVIRLAQDAEVELERQRGLLQQIREHHARWSQRWRVPTVAPPVLPRVPVTSPPAVIPILVIACDRSTVRRCLDKLLHYRPSAEHFPIIVSQDCGHEETAQVIASYGSAITHIRQPDLSNIAVPPDHRKFQGYYKIARHYRWALGQVFHTFKFPAAVVVEDDLEVAPDFFEYFQATYPLLRADPSLWCVSAWNDNGKEQMVDSSKPDLLYRTDFFPGLGWLLLAELWAELEPKWPKAFWDDWMRRPEQRQGRACVRPEISRTMTFGRKGVSHGQFFDQHLKFIKLNQHFVPFTQLDLSYLRQEAYDRDFLARVYGAPLLQVEKVRTSERSELGEVRVQYTSRDSFKAFAKALGVMDDLKSGVPRAGYQGIVSFLFRGRRVHLAPPQTWDGYDPSWN, encoded by the coding sequence ATGCTGAAGAAGCAGTCTGCAGGGCTCGTGCTGTGGGGCGCCATCCTCTTTGTGGCCTGGAACGCCCTGTTGCTCCTCTTCTTTTGGACGCGCCCGGCGCCTGGCAGGCTGCCCTCAGACAGTGCTCTCGATGACGACCCCGCCAGCCTCACCCGGGAGGTGATCCGCCTGGCCCAGGATGCTGAGGTCGAGTTGGAGCGGCAGCGGGGGCTGTTGCAGCAGATCAGGGAGCATCATGCTAGGTGGAGCCAGCGGTGGAGGGTGCCCACCGTGGCCCCGCCTGTCCTGCCGCGCGTGCCTGTGACCTCTCCGCCAGCTGTGATCCCCATCCTGGTCATCGCCTGTGACCGCAGCACCGTCCGGCGCTGCCTGGACAAGCTGCTGCATTATCGGCCTTCGGCCGAGCACTTCCCCATCATCGTCAGCCAGGACTGCGGGCACGAGGAGACAGCCCAGGTCATCGCCTCCTACGGCAGCGCCATCACGCACATCCGGCAGCCCGACCTGAGCAACATCGCAGTGCCGCCCGACCACCGAAAGTTCCAGGGCTACTACAAGATTGCCCGGCACTACCGCTGGGCGCTGGGCCAGGTCTTTCACACGTTCAAGTTCCCAGCAGCCGTGGTGGTGGAGGATGACCTGGAGGTGGCTCCAGACTTCTTCGAGTACTTCCAGGCCACGTACCCGCTGCTGAGGGCCGACCCCTCCCTCTGGTGTGTGTCCGCCTGGAATGACAACGGCAAGGAACAGATGGTGGACTCAAGCAAGCCTGACCTGCTCTACCGCACAGACTTCTTCCCTGGCCTGGGCTGGCTGCTGTTGGCTGAGCTCTGGGCTGAGCTGGAGCCCAAGTGGCCCAAGGCCTTCTGGGACGACTGGATGCGCCGGCCAGAGCAGCGGCAGGGCCGGGCCTGTGTGCGGCCTGAAATCTCCAGGACGATGACCTTTGGCCGCAAAGGTGTGAGCCATGGGCAGTTCTTTGACCAGCACCTCAAGTTTATCAAGCTGAACCAGCACTTCGTGCCCTTCACCCAGCTGGACCTGTCCTACCTGCGACAGGAGGCCTATGACAGGGATTTCCTTGCACGTGTCTACGGTGCTCCCCTGCTGCAGGTGGAGAAAGTGAGGACCAGTGAGCGGAGTGAGCTGGGGGAGGTGCGGGTGCAGTACACGAGCAGGGACAGCTTCAAGGCCTTCGCCAAGGCCCTGGGAGTCATGGATGACCTCAAGTCTGGTGTCCCCAGGGCCGGCTACCAGGGCATCGTCAGCTTCCTGTTCCGGGGCCGCCGTGTCCAcctggccccaccccagacctgggaCGGCTATGATCCTAGCTGGAATTAG